A genomic region of Metopolophium dirhodum isolate CAU chromosome 1, ASM1992520v1, whole genome shotgun sequence contains the following coding sequences:
- the LOC132935424 gene encoding zinc finger MYM-type protein 1-like: MCDEARIHKEEQLSICVRYAVEMEVYERFLGFVDVSKGQNANNIVEAIYAYFEGQKISIQNVNIVAQSYDGASVMSGNMNGVQAKIKEQHPAAVYTHCMAHRLNLVVVDTCKSIKSAQAAFNILEAVYVHLSRPSKNTKLIEIQKKMGLSKSTTVIWVCDTRWVCRYKNCESIINNFESIVKALKEEVEDQADKDVAQAIGILSSITKKNFIVIIFILYDVLCIINILSNQLQNKKATLGNSGKIIKGVIASFKHLRSDEAFDKFWQKVQDFANKNNILLTILSTNEVSKEKQTRKRREPAKLQDYALSHRTGAESENNTSNTIEYWRTTVYLRIIDAIIINLEKRFSEESLELAESVDNFFNLDEQNSLCFINTYKVLKKC, from the exons ATGTGTGATGAAGCTAG aaTCCACAAAGAAGAACAGCTTTCAATATGTGTTCGCTATGCAGTTGAAATGGAAGTGTATGAGCGATTTTTAGGCTTTGTGGACGTGTCAAAAGGACAAAATGCAAACAATATTGTTGAAGCTATATACGCATATTTTGAGGGACAAAAAATATCCATACAAAATGTCAACATTGTAGCACAGTCCTATGACGGTGCTAGCGTTATGTCGGGGAACATGAATGGCGTTCAAGCTAAAATAAAAGAGCAACATCCTGCTGCAGTATACACTCACTGTATGGCTCACCGCCTAAATTTAGTGGTTGTTGACACATGCAAAAGCATTAAG AGTGCTCAGGCTGCATTTAATATATTGGAAGCAGTGTATGTACACTTGTCAAGACcatcaaaaaatactaaattaatagaaattcaaaaaaaaatgggtCTATCTAAGAGTACAACTGTTATATGGGTATGTGATACTCGATGGGTATGCCGGTACAAAAACTGTgaatctattataaataattttgaaagtatTGTTAAAGCACTTAAAGAGGAAGTTGAAGATCAGGCAGACAAAGATGTTGCTCAAGCAatag gcattttaagttcaataacaaaaaaaaactttattgttataattttcattCTATATGATGTACTTTGCATCATTAATATCTTGAGCAATCagcttcaaaataaaaaagctaCACTGGGAAATTCTGGGAAAATTATTAAAGGTGTTATTGCTTCATTTAAACATCTGCGTTCTGATGAGGCTTTTGATAAATTTTGGCAAAAGGTTCAAGAttttgcaaataaaaataatatactattgacaATTCTATCCACAAACGAAG TGTCCAAAGAAAAACAAACTCGCAAACGTCGTGAACCAGCCAAACTTCAAGATTATGCCCTGAGTCATCGAACAGGAGCAGAGTCTGAAAATAACACTTCAAACACTATTGAATATTGGCGTACAACAgtttatttaagaataattgatgcaataattataaatttagaaaaacgtTTTTCGGAAGAAAGCTTAGAGCTGGCCGAATCTGTGGACAACTTTTTTAACTTGGATGAACAAAATAGTTTGTGTTTTATAAACACTTATAag gtactcaaaaaatgttaa
- the LOC132933749 gene encoding 52 kDa repressor of the inhibitor of the protein kinase-like: MDSYITELEQRFVNHKIKLNNFQSLFDTEENEDKFIQLADDYKDDLEFTNHSLLSTEYKLWQRRLKNMGKKPENALQAMTFCNKEMYPSVFKLLQILATIPVSTASNERSFSNLKRIKTYLRNSMNEARLNGLAMMSIHRDEQCLTVDAVLAELGKTKRRLDFIL; encoded by the exons ATGGATTCTTATATAACTGAACTTGAACAAAGGTTTGTCAATCATAAGATTAAGCTTAACAATTTTCAGTCACTGTTTGATACAGAAGAAAATGaagataaatttattcaattagcCGATGATTACAAAGATGATCTGGAGTTCACAAATCATTCGTTATTATCAACTGAATATAAATTATGGCAAAGAAGATTAAAAAACATGGGAAAAAAGCCAGAAAATGCACTCCAAGCAATGACATTTTGCAATAAAGAAATGTACCCAAGTGTCTTCAAACTCCTTCAGATCCTTGCTACTATACCAGTTTCTACTGCATCAAATGAGCGCTccttttcaaatttgaaaagaATCAAAACATATCTACGGAATTCTATGAACGAG gcTAGACTAAACGGCTTGGCAATGATGTCGATTCATAGGGATGAGCAATGCTTAACAGTTGACGCAGTCTTGGCAGAACTAGGCAAAACCAAAAGAagattagattttattttgtaa
- the LOC132935922 gene encoding zinc finger MYM-type protein 1-like, whose product MSIEQQLDTERVKQITENRNKIKPIIEAIILCGRQNISLRGHRDDGRLVITKSDDNDLKNNEGNFREILRYRAQGDLNLKMCLESDGTIKYTSKTSQNSIIEACNSVLLKNIVARVNFTKCFSILADETADISGVEQMSLCVRFVDLNKLVLCEEFLQFVPAHDTTGKGLANLILETLKQFGVELKFLRGQGYDGAASMSGIYNGVQSHIRQIYPSAMYVHCSAHILNLVVTKSCGVRPIMNCLSLIGEIRDFFIHPKRKNVLSYKILDSSNDTTKKNTKT is encoded by the coding sequence atgtcTATTGAACAACAATTAGATACCGAGAGAGTTAAACAGATTACagaaaatagaaacaaaattaaaccaATAATTGAAGCTATTATTTTATGTGGGCGTCAGAACATTTCTCTACGAGGGCATCGTGATGATGGTCGTTTAGTTATCACTAAATCTGATGACaatgacttaaaaaataatgaaggaAACTTTAGAGAAATTCTTCGTTATAGAGCTCAAGgagatttaaatttgaaaatgtgtttaGAAAGTGATGGTACAATTAAATATACGagtaaaacaagtcaaaattcTATTATTGAAGCCTGTAATTCAGTTttactcaaaaatattgtaGCACGtgtaaattttacaaaatgtttctCAATACTCGCTGACGAAACAGCTGATATATCGGGCGTGGAACAAATGTCTCTCTGTGTCAGatttgttgatttaaataaacttgTGCTTTGTGAAGagtttttacaatttgtacCAGCACATGATACAACAGGTAAAGGTTtagcaaatttaatattagaaactCTTAAGCAATTCGGTGTAGAGCTTAAATTTCTTCGTGGACAAGGTTATGACGGTGCTGCGTCTATGTCGGGAATCTATAATGGCGTTCAATCTCACATAAGACAAATATATCCTTCTGCGATGTATGTTCATTGCTCTGCACATATTTTAAACCTTGTTGTCACTAAATCATGTGGTGTGCGACCAATCATGAATTGTTTAAGCTTGATTGGCGAAATTCGAGATTTTTTCATACATCCCAaacgaaaaaatgttttatcatacAAAATTTTAGATTCCTCTAAtgacacaacaaaaaaaaacactaaaacgtAG